In Colletotrichum higginsianum IMI 349063 chromosome 1, whole genome shotgun sequence, the DNA window AGGCGCGTGTGAATCCCGAGAACTTGGAATGGGTTATTCTCTCTGCTGTCATGAATGACGATACACTCGACGTCCTCATGAAATACGTTCGCGACCGTAATATGAGGAACCCGGACAGCATTATGGTCGCCAAAGGCGATGCCGAGTGGGACGAATTCGCAAATACCCCCTTTGTTAAGGCTGTGGATCGCATACTTAGAACGAAAAGCGTCAACGCGTTTGTGGCGAGGAAAGGAAACTCCATGTTTCCTGATGTTTATCTGTCTATAGGTTGATAGTGAGTAGGGTCTATCACAAGCTCCTAGTCCCAACTAACGCGAGTCCATTCAGGCCAACAACACAATCTATGATGCTTATACGCCCGTCTTGTCAACAGCTACACCAGGACTAATCGAACTCGGCTGTTCAGCCCAGCGCTTTCCCGTGGACGAATTCATAAGCTAGTCGTCAAACACGCCAAAGTAGTGTCCGCAGAATAAGGACCAAACCTAGTCAACGGCAATGTGGCTTCTGCAGGAACACTGGACAGAATGTGCGAACATGTCAGTTTAACAAGGAAATATCTACCGACATGTtctaattagtatttaattaCGTTCCTCAAGTACGCTAGGCATCCTTTGTTGTTTTGATGTGGTTGTGGTAAGGTGACCAGCTTGCTTACTACGAATAATTTAGCAAGGCACGTCAGTTACTGCAAGTGTAGTGTCTATGTTGAATGGCCTCTGGTATGTGTACGTATGAGTGATTACCGTTGTTCTGTTCTGTGATGTCTTCTCCAAGGGTCTGTCTATGCGCAGGATTTGTAGCCACGTCTACGTATGAGGTGAACCTGTCGCATTAAGGCCGGGTCCAAGCGTTCAGGGTACCACCCGCCGAACGCTTATCCCTGCTATCCTCATGGTCCCTGCTGCGTACGGTCATGCCGAGCGTTGTTCCAACagttttatatatattatcTGCACCGCATTGCGGAACATAAGGTCCTAGACAGGCTTCCATGTACATCGTATACCTGGAAAAAAACTTGAGGCCGAAACTCTACACACTAAGCCTTGAAACTTCTCTTAACGCTTTTCCCACCgtccgccaacgccgtcatgTTGGGGTTTCCAGGCTTGATGTACTCCTTCTCGCGAGGCAGCGCAGCAATGACCTCGTCCGAGAGGTTCAGAGTGTCCTTGACGACCTGCTTGGGGGTGAGGGCCAACCACTGCGCGGCGCTGATGTCGGAGAACTTGGGCGCCTGGAGCAcctcgaggaagacgacgtcctcggTGCCCGTGTTCTCGATGTAGTGGCTGTCGCCGACCTTGATGTagccgacgtcgccggccgtGAAGTCAAAGGTGCGGGACGCCTCGGGCGCCTCGAAGATGGTCATGCGGCCGGAGCCCTGGAGGAAGTAGTTCCACTCGTCGCTCGTCGTGTGCCAGTGGATCTCGCGCATCGCGCCGGGCtgcacgacgacgagggccgcgGCGAAGTTGCTCGCGATGGGGAACGTCTGCGAGTCGAGGATCttgacggtgccgccggggACCTGcaggggctgctgctgcgaccAGTGGTAGGTGTAGgactcggcgccgacgagagACCCGGCTGACGAGGTTTGGTTCTGTTCCTGGATGTCCTTGGGCGGGGGCGTGCCGTTGAAGATCTGTTGCCATACGTAAGCCCTCGCTCTCATGCATGTCAAGAGGAACGTTGCCGCGGTATCGACAGAGTCTAACTTACGTATCGCTGGTCTTGAGGAATGTTGTCAAAGGCAGAGACGTCCACCTTCATGTTCTTCGAAAGGACCGACAGCGGATTTCTCAGAAACATCTGAGAGGCGAGAAACGTGTTCTCCTCGCTGAAACCTCCGTTGTCAAAGACAAGGAGGAACTCGGTGCCCTGGTCGAACGCCTGGATGCTGTGCGGCACGCCCTTGGGGAAGAACCACACATCCTGAACTTGATCAGCACCCATGCTCTGTACGGTCTCCAATGAAGAATCTGGACTCACCCCGGCCGTCAGGTCATCGACGAAGctcttgccgtcctcgttcATCGCGGCGATGCGGCAGCTGCCCTTGAGCATGAGCGCCCACTCGGCCGACGTGTGCCAGTGCATTTCGCGGTAGGCGTTGGGCTGCAGCTTcatgtcgacgccggccatGCTCGTGGCGACGGGCAGCACCTTGGTGTTCTGCTGACGGGCCCAGCCCGCGCCGGACTCGCTGCCGAGGCGGTTGTGGGAGAGCCCGAGGGGCCACATGGCGTTCTCCACGTCGCCCTTGTCGGTCGCCGGCGGGGCGTATAAGTCGGGGTTGAGCTTCTCGTAGGCATTGGTCCCTGCGGGAACTCCATGTCAGTGTCTTGGTCTCGTCGAATCACGGCCATCTCCGCCAAGGATGTGACATACTCGGGCCCGGGTCCGGGGATCCCAGCTTGCCGCGGATGGGCTGGGGGGCATCGACACCGTCAAAGTTGAGATAGAGGCCGAGTTTTCCGTCTGCTTGCTGGCCAGGAACGAGCTGgacatcgtcgacgatggcTGAATCGGAGGTATCGGGGTCAGGGCGCGGAGCATTGCCTCCGAGCAGACCGGCGTCTCCTCTCAAGTTGCCGGTGGGAGCAGTCACGGATGGGATCGGGGGGGCGACACCTCCCACGGGTCCCTTGTTTTCACCGTAGTCTCCCATCCTGAGACCCCGCGTTAGCTGAGTCTTCCTATTCACTCGTCGCTGCGAAGACTCACTGGGGAGCGGGAACGGCGAGTCCCTTGGGCAATGCCCCAAGCAAGGTGATTAGGAAAGCGGCATGAGTGTGCATGATGGATAGACGGCCGAGGGCAGATGACGGCTCGACAAGTCGTGTTTCACGAGTGACTGATGATGTTATCAGGCGTCGCCTTCCGAGATGAACTAAGAGCGGGTGAGGAACAGTCATTACAGCTTGGGCAGGACGATCTTCTTATACCCCGTCTCTTGATGAGACGAATTCGCTAGCTGTCGTTCCATTATGGGACTGCCAAAGCAGCAAGTAACGTAGGCTAGTGCTTTGGCGATCTCTAAGCCCgtaccccccctcccctatCGATCTATGACATTCGAGCATCTATCACAAGACAAAGTTGAGCTCGGCGGGACCGATCAAGCTCCCCGCCTAGGCGGGGAGACAGCGGGATGCGGGCGACACGGAGCGAGCCCCACGAGCAGCTAACTCGACATGTTAGGAGCTCGGGACACACTCAATCCCGGTGACGCGTATTTGCCTGTTTGGATCCAGCGAAGGTTGTGACGGGTAAGACGGATAGAAAAGAGGTCCACACACGGTTGTGGCGGCACTGGTTGACGATATCCGGACTTCGTTAATAGAAAACCGTACAGGGATTACTCAGAGCCCGGTAGACAgcgccagcaccagcacTCTCGGTCAGACGGTCCATCTGTTCTCACGGAGCTTTCGTTACAACCTTGGCTTCTCGTCAGCCATTTTCCTTTCCGACCAGAGTGACGAGATGCAAGGTGCCAGCTGTAAGTGTCATTGTAAGCACAACGTCAAAAATAAGGCCAGGTGCTGTTAGTCCACCTGAAATGAATCATACACACAGCTGTGTTGGAGGGGAACACCCTACGTTGCATTCGACTCTTCTTGCCGACGATGGCACTTGTCATCTCGGCTGTGGGGTGACGCCAGAGAGGCTTAGTCGGTAATCAATATTGGTCCGTTCGCGATTCGTCCGAAGCCGCGACATTCTAGAATGTGTTATCCGTGGCCGGACTATTCACGCACAGAGAGCGTAAGGCAACAGCATGGATGATTAAGTGGGCGGCGAACCGTCGACTGAGCACCGGTATCTCGCAGAAAACTCGGGATTATGAGCTTACGTCCCGGGATCACGCAGGACTCCCGCATCATCTACCGCTAGCGTTCGGTTGCCGGCTTCCCAGTTCCGACTAAAGAAGCGGTCGGGAGGCTGGATCAAACCGCGAACCACTCAAAGAGAGTTTAGGAGCACGTTCAGCGGCATCTTCTCGACGATCGTCATTTGAGCCGGTATCCCCGTTGCAACCCTTCACTGCACCTGACTCATGTACATCTTACAGCTATAGGACAAAAGAGCTTGGGTATTTTGTCACATTGTGGATGAATATCGCATTACTTGGTTCGATCAAAAATACACACACAAAAGTCGCTATCTCAAGGGAGACAGGACTAAGCCCAAGCTTCGAAGAGAAGGGATGACTGTAACGTTGTGTTTCATGCGGCCACAGTAATCAGAGGAAGCGTTCTATTTAAAGCCCCACACATCGTAGACTGGCAGCTGGTTTTGTCAAACCTTGTTCTCGACCATCAGGGATCCTTCACTGCTTTACAGCTCCGTCGAACACCTTTGTGATCGAATCGTGCTGCGGTCTCATATTCTGACTATAGGAGCGGCGGATAAGCCGTCATCGTGCCATCGTCCCATTCTATCATCCTACTCGCACCTCGCGCGGACGACTGCATACCGTACAAGCAGCATCATCTTTTGCTGTCTTGCTGGTTGCATTCGATTTCCCCCTCCTTATGTGCCGGATTAAGATTCTTTAACATCATGGCGGTTCTTAATATCGACATGCGGTGGAAGGGACATGAAAAGGGGGGATAGGCATTGTAGGCTCCTGTTGGACAAGGCCATCTGCAACACACCTGACGTCAGACATGAAGGTCCGCTACTTTACAGCCGCGGAAGCAACCTGGTCTTTGATGAAGACTTCCGCATGTTGTTTTGTGCAATAATTTGAATCTCAACAATTTCGGGGGTTTGCCTTTATAATTTCAGCAGAGAAGAAAGTGCTTCTTGCCGGCAACGCATTGGGCATGATCTCAACTACAAGTGTGGATGCCACTTACATGTGTCCATCAAACAGTTGCATGGGGGAATTGGAGAGCCATATTTGATTTGGTTTGGAGGGTCAAAATGCCGTCCAAGTATTTCATCATGATACTATTTGGACATGTTGTCCAACATTTTCAAATGCGACCAGGACTGGCAATCCATGCTTCTCCTGGTGTCTTTGGTCCATCTCATTTGAGTCTTGACTTCATGGTTCAAGAGGAGTTATCTGCGTTGAGGAACCTCTGTAGAAGTATCAGAAACAGGGGACCGGTTATGAAACCCAATAAAGCATTCTAGAACAGACTCTCACTACCTAGCAGAAAACAAGTTCGAAGAAACTGAGTTGGAGCACCAGAAACAAATGAAAGTAACAAGACCCCTTCAGCATGTCGAATTGCCGAAAACAACTCTAAACTAAACCGTTCAAACTATCCCTCTGCAACTCTGTACCCTGTTGAAGGGCTCCAAGCACAATGTTAACCCTCCCCTCACTCCTTGATTCCTTTGCCTTTCTGTATTTATCTCGAGAAACCGAGTTCTGGCCTGGACCCAAAAAGCCTGATTCTGAAAAACATGTTGGTTCCAAAGGTTAGTAGCAACGTAAGAATGATCTTCTGTCGTCTATATTTGAAACCCAAGTCGACTCAGAAGTTGATAGACCCCATTATGACTTGTTAACTGTCTTTCTGAGATATGTTAGATCTGTGTAGTGAACATTGATCGCGTGCTGTGATGAGAGATGCGAATGTGCTACTCCAGCCGCTTCCGCAAACCTAGAGACGCCACCTCACAGGGCAATCTTTGACTTGAAGAGGGATCAACACTCCATAGTTTCTCTCATCCTCCGTGACTGTCAGCATCCATCCAACAGTCCTGATTTTTCAGATTGGCAGTGAGTCCATTTGGACCTCTTGAATACCGTTCTCAATCAAGTATGGGCATTGAAATAAGCCTTGGTTGCTGTAGTCGATAGAGGACCATCCGTACTTCTCCATCGCGTCGATTATTGCATTTTCTGCCCCCTTGTACAGGTCTGTACAACCGGCATCGTTGAGATTGGGACCGATGTCGACCGTCGCGTCAAATCCTGCAGGAATCCCTTCCCAGACTTGATTTTCATTGAAGTCAGAAACCGGACGGGAGCATGGTTGATGTAGGAGACCATTCAGGTCCATCTGCTCAAGACTAGTTGCTGAGACGACCTCGTCATTGTTGTCTTCGCCATGTGGGAGCCCCGATGAATGATGGTGGGGATTTGGAAGCTGCTCGTTGTCTGGAGCTGCAACGGACCCTTCCACCGGTGTCGAGGACCGAAACCGGGTTCCAAAGACGTTGTGGGATTCTTCCATCATGTTCAACATGACATTCTTCAGCCTGGCCTCGTCCCCATCCTGCATTTGCAGCGGTCCCGTAAACTTCCTAACAATCTGCTCTCCTTCATTCTGCCAGAACTCCCGCATCATCGAGGTGACCTCTTCCACAACTGTACGCATGAATGGGTGAGGAGGTCTCGGCTTGCCTATGAAGATCTTATCCCAAACGCTATACCACTGATCCTCCAATGTGGCGTTTCTGCTGGCTTTGGCGCAGAGAAGCTGCCTCTCGTGAGCAGTTACAAAATCAGGCCGTCCATCTGTCGGAAAGCAGGGTACGAGCGACTTATCCCGCACATGCTGGGACCGCTTCGATTCGGTTGTGAATATCCTGTAGCAGGTTGTGCAGTAGTACTGCGGTTCAGAGTGTCGCCTCTTGAGGTGTTGCTTGACATCCCGGATCCGACGCATTTTGAGATTGAGGCAGCTCGTGTGGCGTCCGGCGTTGTATCTGAAGAAGGGGCATGCCAAAAGCTTGTCTCTCTTCACCGCGGCATTTTCGTCGTCGGAGCTTTCATCCGAGCGCATAGCAGAGTCTGGTAGTTGAACAGAACATCGTGGCCGCTTAATTGAGCCTTCGTCGATAAGGACCGGGGTATCCATAGTACGCTTGGAGCTTGAGGAAATTTGTAGCCGTCTCCGGTGTTCCACGCCATCCGCAGCATTGATGAAATTACCTTCAAGACCCGGGCTGGATGCCGTTGAACAATGATTGATCTCTGGCGAAATATTGCTAGAGGGTGTAGCTATACGGCTCCCAAATTCCGACAAAGGGTATTCATACTGGTCTAACGGGTTCCAATGGAGAACTTCGCTCTCTTGGATTGAGTCAGGGCTCTGTTTCCAACctggcgaggaagatgtATCCAGGGCGGAAAGCATTGCCGTCACACGCAGCGGCGCCTTGCTTTCTACGAGATTACTTTCCCGACATTGTTGAGGCTTTCCATTAAACTGAGTTCCTATGAGAGAAAATTCGTTTCCTGACGACAATGAAGGATAAAAGTAAGCAAAAGAATTCCAGGGCGATATTGAGGACGTACCGCTTGAAGTAATGCCGTCAGGTCGACCGCTTGTGCTGGTATAGGGGTCAGGAGGCCACTTTGGAGCGTTGGCGAGGTTTGATATTGAGAAGCAGAGGCGTGGATC includes these proteins:
- a CDS encoding Het and ankyrin domain protein encodes the protein MSTEPPRWKRELTATPREDNRRSLSLPSNVANSTSHVALVDPRLCFSISNLANAPKWPPDPYTSTSGRPDGITSSGTSSISPWNSFAYFYPSLSSGNEFSLIGTQFNGKPQQCRESNLVESKAPLRVTAMLSALDTSSSPGWKQSPDSIQESEVLHWNPLDQYEYPLSEFGSRIATPSSNISPEINHCSTASSPGLEGNFINAADGVEHRRRLQISSSSKRTMDTPVLIDEGSIKRPRCSVQLPDSAMRSDESSDDENAAVKRDKLLACPFFRYNAGRHTSCLNLKMRRIRDVKQHLKRRHSEPQYYCTTCYRIFTTESKRSQHVRDKSLVPCFPTDGRPDFVTAHERQLLCAKASRNATLEDQWYSVWDKIFIGKPRPPHPFMRTVVEEVTSMMREFWQNEGEQIVRKFTGPLQMQDGDEARLKNVMLNMMEESHNVFGTRFRSSTPVEGSVAAPDNEQLPNPHHHSSGLPHGEDNNDEVVSATSLEQMDLNGLLHQPCSRPVSDFNENQVWEGIPAGFDATVDIGPNLNDAGCTDLYKGAENAIIDAMEKYGWSSIDYSNQGLFQCPYLIENGIQEVQMDSLPI
- a CDS encoding Oxalate decarboxylase family bicupin, whose product is MGDYGENKGPVGGVAPPIPSVTAPTGNLRGDAGLLGGNAPRPDPDTSDSAIVDDVQLVPGQQADGKLGLYLNFDGVDAPQPIRGKLGSPDPGPRTNAYEKLNPDLYAPPATDKGDVENAMWPLGLSHNRLGSESGAGWARQQNTKVLPVATSMAGVDMKLQPNAYREMHWHTSAEWALMLKGSCRIAAMNEDGKSFVDDLTAGVSPDSSLETVQSMGADQVQDVWFFPKGVPHSIQAFDQGTEFLLVFDNGGFSEENTFLASQMFLRNPLSVLSKNMKVDVSAFDNIPQDQRYIFNGTPPPKDIQEQNQTSSAGSLVGAESYTYHWSQQQPLQVPGGTVKILDSQTFPIASNFAAALVVVQPGAMREIHWHTTSDEWNYFLQGSGRMTIFEAPEASRTFDFTAGDVGYIKVGDSHYIENTGTEDVVFLEVLQAPKFSDISAAQWLALTPKQVVKDTLNLSDEVIAALPREKEYIKPGNPNMTALADGGKSVKRSFKA
- a CDS encoding EC32 protein, with amino-acid sequence MRSLSLLNILFILLLGAFAGILEDKGYEVRVTNGMYEVFSKHFDDELAVNSVKFSPDSKSMTIYRAYNGWEDAHPGKMRLSEVLQALCEEARVNPENLEWVILSAVMNDDTLDVLMKYVRDRNMRNPDSIMVAKGDAEWDEFANTPFVKAVDRILRTKSVNAFVARKGNSMFPDVYLSIG